From one Geoalkalibacter halelectricus genomic stretch:
- a CDS encoding methylated-DNA--[protein]-cysteine S-methyltransferase, producing the protein MASDKNHEGLVCQLISTPAGWLGLVAGLRGLREIQLYTASPLALEQIAARFPEAPEGWCEALVEARKQLLEYFAGTRRQFTLPLDWGAMSEFRRCVLQRLQLLPYAAVTTYGQLAREVGSPHGARAVGAAMAANPFVIVVPCHRVVGRGGRMVGYSGGGGVDSKKWLLNFEQEVAAAASLENFNNDAR; encoded by the coding sequence ATGGCGTCTGACAAGAACCATGAAGGGCTCGTGTGTCAGTTGATTTCAACTCCTGCAGGCTGGTTGGGCCTGGTTGCAGGCCTACGGGGCCTGCGGGAAATTCAGCTATATACTGCTTCCCCATTGGCCTTGGAGCAAATAGCCGCCCGCTTTCCCGAAGCACCTGAAGGCTGGTGCGAAGCCTTGGTTGAGGCACGCAAACAGCTCCTGGAATACTTCGCCGGAACGCGCCGCCAGTTTACCTTGCCTCTGGATTGGGGAGCGATGAGCGAATTTCGCCGCTGTGTTCTGCAACGGTTGCAGTTGCTGCCCTATGCCGCCGTAACCACCTATGGGCAGTTGGCGCGCGAGGTCGGCTCGCCCCACGGGGCGCGCGCCGTGGGCGCGGCCATGGCGGCCAATCCTTTTGTAATCGTGGTGCCCTGTCATCGCGTTGTGGGGCGGGGAGGGCGGATGGTCGGCTATTCAGGGGGAGGAGGAGTCGACAGCAAAAAGTGGTTGCTCAACTTCGAGCAGGAGGTCGCGGCGGCCGCTTCCCTGGAAAATTTCAATAACGACGCACGTTGA
- a CDS encoding FxsA family protein → MFIRLLFLFTIIPVVEIYVILQVGRQLGVAPTVALIILTGIAGAYLARTQGFEIIARIQRDTAQGQLPAESLLDGALVLAGGLLLLTPGFCTDLIGFALLIPLSRDSLKRFLRQWLQKQIEHGHINVRRY, encoded by the coding sequence ATGTTTATAAGATTACTGTTTCTTTTTACAATAATTCCCGTAGTGGAGATTTACGTCATTCTTCAAGTTGGGCGTCAGCTGGGTGTCGCCCCAACCGTGGCCCTGATTATACTTACTGGGATCGCGGGAGCCTATCTCGCGCGCACCCAAGGCTTTGAAATTATCGCCCGCATTCAGCGGGACACCGCCCAAGGTCAACTGCCGGCCGAATCACTTCTGGATGGTGCGCTGGTATTGGCTGGAGGCCTGCTGCTGCTCACACCTGGTTTCTGTACCGACCTGATCGGCTTTGCCCTGCTGATCCCACTAAGCCGCGATTCTCTCAAGCGCTTCTTGCGGCAATGGTTACAAAAGCAAATCGAGCACGGCCATATCAACGTGCGTCGTTATTGA
- the mazG gene encoding nucleoside triphosphate pyrophosphohydrolase: MRNKTSAFFDLVGVMRRLRAPDGCPWDQEQNAQSLKPFLLEEVHEVLEALDSKDSDAVCEELGDLLLQIVFLAQIFSEQGLFDIEDVARGITDKLIRRHPHVFSDEKCTDLEELNRQWERIKKDEKRNRGESPRRSPLPLTLPALARAQKLLEPPEPSDPAALHARIGECLQALANPCPETRERNLGEALAHLVTLGRQAEVNSEQALRSYLRHLENHPGARRQKINDQQTS, translated from the coding sequence TTGAGAAATAAAACCAGTGCCTTTTTCGACCTTGTGGGCGTGATGCGACGGTTGCGCGCTCCCGATGGCTGCCCCTGGGACCAGGAGCAGAATGCCCAAAGCCTAAAGCCCTTTTTGCTCGAAGAGGTTCACGAGGTTCTCGAAGCTCTGGATTCCAAGGATTCGGATGCCGTATGCGAAGAGCTCGGAGATCTTTTGCTGCAGATCGTTTTTCTCGCCCAGATCTTCTCCGAACAAGGCCTTTTCGACATCGAGGACGTCGCTCGTGGCATCACCGACAAACTGATTCGGCGCCACCCCCATGTTTTTAGTGATGAAAAGTGTACCGACCTCGAAGAACTCAATCGGCAGTGGGAGCGGATAAAAAAAGATGAGAAGCGCAACCGCGGCGAATCGCCTCGTCGCTCACCCCTGCCCCTCACCCTGCCCGCCCTGGCGCGGGCGCAAAAACTCCTGGAACCCCCTGAGCCATCCGATCCGGCCGCCCTGCACGCCCGAATCGGCGAGTGTCTCCAGGCCCTGGCGAATCCTTGTCCCGAAACGCGCGAGCGCAATCTCGGCGAGGCGTTGGCCCATTTAGTCACCCTGGGACGGCAGGCTGAGGTTAACAGTGAGCAGGCCCTGCGCAGCTATCTTCGCCATCTGGAAAACCACCCTGGGGCGCGGAGGCAAAAAATCAATGATCAGCAAACAAGTTAA
- a CDS encoding YceD family protein, whose protein sequence is MNSLRVSVEKIKENEVALDIAETAESFPALEELIQRAECRFVGSITGRIRIYFANGFFEVEGQVAARVLLPCSRCLQEVETPLRADISATFASELPLIEGGESDEVELTAEDMGLLPVEGDEIDLREVIQEQIIMELPLRPLCGTDCRGICPFCGANLNDGDCGCRAPVFNNKFAALKDFKAEK, encoded by the coding sequence ATGAATTCCTTGCGTGTCAGCGTTGAAAAAATCAAGGAAAATGAGGTCGCTCTCGATATCGCCGAGACCGCGGAAAGCTTTCCGGCCCTTGAGGAGTTGATCCAGCGTGCCGAGTGTCGTTTTGTCGGCTCGATAACCGGTCGAATCAGGATTTATTTCGCCAACGGCTTTTTCGAGGTCGAAGGCCAGGTGGCGGCGCGTGTACTTTTGCCTTGCAGTCGCTGCCTGCAGGAGGTCGAAACGCCTCTGCGCGCGGACATATCCGCGACATTTGCCTCCGAGTTGCCGTTGATCGAGGGCGGCGAAAGCGATGAGGTCGAATTGACCGCTGAGGACATGGGGTTGCTTCCCGTGGAAGGCGATGAGATCGACCTGCGTGAGGTGATTCAGGAACAAATCATCATGGAGTTGCCCCTGCGCCCTCTCTGCGGTACTGATTGCAGGGGGATCTGTCCCTTTTGTGGCGCCAATCTCAACGACGGGGACTGCGGCTGTCGCGCTCCCGTTTTTAACAACAAGTTTGCGGCATTGAAGGATTTCAAGGCCGAGAAGTAA
- the rpmF gene encoding 50S ribosomal protein L32, with protein MAVPKKKTSKSKRDMRRAHDALSAPGLSVCPQCKEPKQPHRVCPSCGTYKGREILPAEEL; from the coding sequence ATGGCTGTACCCAAGAAAAAAACCTCGAAATCCAAACGTGATATGCGCCGTGCCCATGATGCCTTGAGCGCTCCGGGCCTCTCTGTTTGTCCCCAGTGTAAAGAACCCAAGCAGCCCCATCGCGTTTGCCCCAGCTGCGGCACTTACAAGGGCCGGGAGATTCTTCCCGCCGAAGAGCTCTAA
- the plsX gene encoding phosphate acyltransferase PlsX: MGGDHAPGVEIEAAVQAAKRWGIAIALVGDEQRIREELQKHDVAGLDLRVRHASQVVGMHDSASDAVRKKKDSSIRVAFNLVKDGEAHAVVSAGNSGATMAAGMFVLKRVRGIERPAIATIMPNLKDQTLVLDVGGNVDCKSFHLAQFAAMGEVYARHILGKNNPRVGLLSNGEEEKKGTELTRETHSLLKQSHFNYVGYVEGRDIFNGSVDVVVCDGFVGNVVLKVSEGVADALTTMLKREFEGRFLAKLGFLLAKPAFRAFKKKIDYAEYGGAPLLGIEGVGMICHGGSSPQAIMNAIRMARDYSAMDVNRKLSAYLEKIGDPPSDEAATTGVSGGIAQG, from the coding sequence ATGGGTGGGGATCACGCGCCCGGGGTGGAGATAGAGGCGGCTGTTCAGGCAGCGAAGCGCTGGGGTATCGCCATCGCCTTGGTCGGCGATGAACAGCGAATTCGCGAAGAATTGCAAAAACACGATGTCGCTGGGCTTGATTTGCGCGTGCGCCATGCCAGCCAAGTGGTGGGCATGCACGACTCGGCCTCCGACGCGGTGCGCAAAAAGAAAGACTCATCCATCCGTGTTGCCTTCAATCTGGTCAAGGACGGTGAAGCTCATGCCGTGGTCAGTGCCGGTAATTCCGGCGCAACCATGGCCGCCGGCATGTTTGTTCTCAAACGAGTGCGTGGCATAGAGCGACCGGCCATCGCCACGATCATGCCGAATTTGAAGGACCAGACCCTGGTTCTGGATGTCGGCGGCAACGTCGACTGCAAGTCTTTTCATCTCGCCCAGTTTGCTGCCATGGGAGAGGTTTACGCCCGCCACATCCTCGGGAAGAACAATCCCAGGGTCGGACTCTTGTCCAATGGCGAGGAGGAGAAAAAGGGCACGGAACTGACGCGCGAAACCCACAGTTTACTTAAGCAATCGCATTTCAATTACGTCGGCTATGTCGAGGGGCGCGATATATTCAATGGCTCCGTCGATGTGGTCGTCTGCGATGGATTCGTCGGCAACGTGGTCCTCAAGGTCTCCGAAGGCGTCGCCGACGCCCTGACGACAATGCTCAAGCGCGAATTTGAGGGGCGGTTTCTGGCCAAGCTTGGATTTCTCCTGGCCAAGCCCGCTTTTCGTGCATTTAAGAAAAAAATTGATTACGCTGAATATGGCGGTGCGCCCCTGTTGGGGATCGAGGGGGTCGGCATGATTTGCCACGGGGGATCCAGTCCCCAAGCGATCATGAATGCCATCCGCATGGCGCGTGATTATTCGGCCATGGACGTCAATCGCAAACTTTCGGCCTATCTTGAGAAAATCGGCGATCCTCCGTCCGACGAAGCTGCGACCACCGGGGTTTCCGGCGGAATCGCACAGGGTTGA
- a CDS encoding beta-ketoacyl-ACP synthase III, which produces MKRARIVGTGSYVPQHILTNQELEKKVETSDEWIRTRTGIRERRIAAEGECTSDLAAQAARQALTMAGVSPEEIDLIVVGTITGDFPWPATACLVQEKIGAKRAFAYDLSAACSGFVFALDAAVKQIQCGAINKALVIGAEILSRIVDWEDRNTCVLFGDGAGAVVLSAEEGDHGVLSTHLHSDGSYWELLYQAGFGARHPANARGLDERVQFLKMQGNEVFKVAVRMLTEVAQEALAHNGMECQDIDLFIPHQANRRILEAVAKRLHLRDDQVYINVDYYGNTSGASIPIALDEVNRAGGIKPGDILMFDAFGGGFTWGAALVRW; this is translated from the coding sequence GTGAAAAGAGCGCGGATTGTCGGCACGGGTTCCTATGTTCCACAACACATTCTCACCAATCAGGAGCTGGAAAAAAAGGTCGAAACCAGTGATGAATGGATTCGTACCCGCACGGGTATTCGTGAGCGCCGCATCGCCGCCGAGGGCGAGTGCACCTCCGATCTCGCGGCTCAGGCTGCGCGTCAGGCCTTGACCATGGCGGGCGTGTCGCCCGAGGAAATCGATCTCATTGTTGTCGGTACGATTACCGGTGATTTCCCCTGGCCTGCGACGGCCTGCCTGGTACAGGAAAAAATTGGCGCCAAACGCGCTTTCGCCTACGATCTGTCCGCGGCCTGCAGCGGCTTTGTTTTTGCCCTTGATGCCGCCGTCAAGCAGATTCAGTGCGGCGCCATCAATAAGGCCCTGGTTATCGGTGCCGAGATTCTCAGTCGCATTGTCGATTGGGAGGATCGTAACACCTGCGTGCTTTTCGGTGACGGCGCCGGGGCCGTAGTGCTCTCGGCCGAAGAGGGCGATCACGGCGTGCTCTCGACCCACCTGCACTCGGACGGCAGCTACTGGGAGCTTCTATATCAGGCCGGCTTTGGCGCACGCCACCCGGCTAACGCGCGCGGGCTCGATGAGCGGGTGCAGTTTTTGAAAATGCAAGGCAACGAGGTCTTCAAGGTCGCGGTGCGCATGCTCACCGAAGTGGCTCAGGAAGCCTTGGCGCACAATGGAATGGAGTGTCAGGACATCGACCTGTTCATTCCGCATCAGGCCAATCGGCGCATTCTCGAGGCAGTGGCCAAGCGCCTGCATCTTCGCGATGACCAGGTCTACATCAATGTCGATTACTACGGCAACACCTCGGGCGCATCCATTCCCATTGCCTTGGACGAGGTGAATCGGGCCGGTGGGATCAAGCCAGGTGACATCCTTATGTTCGACGCGTTCGGCGGGGGATTTACCTGGGGGGCTGCCTTGGTGCGCTGGTAG
- the fabD gene encoding ACP S-malonyltransferase has translation MLSFVFPGQGSQYAGMGKDLAENFAIARQTFEEADQALGLSLSRLCFDGPEEDLKLTENTQPAILATSVAALRVLLQERGLAADYVAGHSLGEFSALVCAGGMDFADALRTVRRRGQLMQQAVPVGEGAMAAIIGLEADAVENVCALAADGQVVAPANFNSPGQIVIAGNTQAVDRAIALAKEKGAKRALPLPVSAPFHCALMEPAGRGLDEVLAGLTFGSLRIPVVTNVEARSNDRTERIRELLVTQVSAPVRWQESVEFMAKQGVSRMIEIGPGKVLSGLIKRIAKNVEVGNLEDTGGLQKL, from the coding sequence ATGCTCTCCTTTGTTTTTCCCGGGCAAGGCTCCCAGTATGCTGGCATGGGCAAGGATCTTGCGGAAAATTTCGCCATCGCCCGCCAAACCTTTGAAGAAGCCGACCAGGCACTTGGCTTATCTTTGTCGCGCCTGTGTTTCGACGGCCCCGAGGAAGACCTCAAGCTTACCGAGAATACGCAACCGGCAATCCTCGCCACCAGCGTCGCTGCCCTGCGGGTGCTCCTCCAGGAGCGTGGCCTGGCCGCCGATTACGTGGCTGGACATTCGTTAGGTGAGTTTTCCGCCCTGGTTTGTGCCGGTGGGATGGATTTCGCCGATGCGCTGCGCACCGTTCGTCGGCGGGGGCAGCTCATGCAGCAGGCGGTACCCGTCGGGGAAGGGGCCATGGCGGCCATTATCGGTCTGGAAGCCGATGCCGTGGAAAACGTCTGCGCTCTGGCCGCGGACGGGCAAGTGGTGGCCCCGGCCAATTTCAACAGCCCCGGGCAAATTGTCATTGCCGGTAATACCCAGGCCGTTGATCGCGCCATTGCATTGGCCAAGGAGAAAGGCGCCAAGCGCGCTTTACCTCTTCCTGTCAGCGCCCCCTTTCATTGCGCCCTGATGGAACCCGCGGGACGTGGGCTCGACGAGGTTTTGGCCGGATTGACTTTTGGCTCCTTGCGAATTCCCGTGGTGACCAATGTCGAGGCGCGCTCCAATGATCGCACCGAGCGCATTCGCGAACTGCTGGTCACGCAGGTCAGCGCCCCGGTTCGCTGGCAGGAATCCGTGGAATTCATGGCCAAGCAAGGCGTGAGCCGCATGATTGAAATCGGGCCTGGCAAGGTTTTGAGCGGGCTGATCAAGCGCATCGCCAAAAACGTCGAAGTCGGCAACCTTGAAGACACTGGCGGGCTACAAAAGCTCTAG